The proteins below are encoded in one region of Peribacillus muralis:
- the prpE gene encoding bis(5'-nucleosyl)-tetraphosphatase PrpE translates to MNIDIIGDIHGCFPEFKQLTKKMGYTWETGIPLHPSGRILGFVGDLTDRGPNSLQVIEVVHELVINQKLAKYAPGNHCNKLYRYFSGNKVQVSHGLETTVAEYETLSIREQKKIRKKFMELYERSPLYQHLDEGRLIIAHAGIRRDYIGQYGNKVKTFVLYGDINGSKHPDGSPIRKDWAGSYEGNAWIVYGHTPVPHARKVNRTYNIDTGCVFGGKLTAIRYPEMELQDVPSSMPYLAEKFRTSFD, encoded by the coding sequence ATGAACATCGATATCATCGGGGACATCCACGGATGCTTCCCTGAATTCAAGCAGCTGACAAAAAAAATGGGCTATACTTGGGAGACCGGGATACCGCTCCATCCTTCCGGAAGGATTCTTGGCTTTGTTGGGGATTTGACCGACCGCGGTCCAAACTCCCTCCAAGTAATCGAGGTTGTCCATGAATTAGTCATAAATCAAAAACTGGCAAAGTATGCACCAGGTAATCATTGCAATAAGCTGTACCGTTATTTTTCAGGCAATAAAGTCCAAGTATCGCACGGATTAGAGACTACAGTAGCTGAATACGAAACCCTGAGCATCAGGGAGCAAAAGAAGATCCGCAAAAAATTCATGGAATTGTATGAACGTTCCCCACTCTATCAACACCTGGATGAGGGCCGTTTGATCATTGCACACGCCGGCATTCGCAGGGATTATATTGGCCAATATGGCAATAAAGTAAAAACCTTTGTTCTTTACGGTGATATCAATGGCTCCAAACATCCAGACGGTTCTCCAATCAGGAAGGATTGGGCCGGGTCCTACGAAGGGAATGCCTGGATCGTGTATGGACATACACCGGTTCCACATGCCAGAAAAGTCAATCGTACATACAACATTGATACCGGCTGCGTCTTCGGTGGCAAATTGACCGCCATTCGATATCCTGAAATGGAACTACAAGACGTTCCTTCGTCCATGCCCTATCTAGCAGAAAAATTCAGGACTTCTTTCGATTAA